A region of Thermus caldifontis DNA encodes the following proteins:
- a CDS encoding cytochrome c3 family protein, with translation MKRLWPLLLLGLALASGGERYLYVRWDADKARAFLSDGSPLPPELAVIPGQYVEVEGGRLKPKKQWQPPQDLVKVYQPTEISRVVFSHERHFAALGAKGSSCETCHNALDENKTWRSLAPSPALEPHGATSLGRFCATCHDGKTRPSKIQGSQSPLKDPLFTAFGRKGDASCGQCHAPKDHGQNFTSGHGDRAEHGGARECAACHRGALGISPGEIAQVQAFQRAQLALIRNPEDERAFNAVLPPNFCAYCHGLDGKAWNREN, from the coding sequence GTGAAGCGGCTTTGGCCCCTCCTCCTTTTGGGCCTGGCCTTGGCCAGCGGGGGGGAGCGCTACCTCTATGTGCGCTGGGATGCGGATAAGGCCCGGGCATTCCTCTCGGATGGTTCCCCCCTGCCTCCAGAGCTCGCCGTCATTCCCGGGCAGTACGTGGAGGTGGAAGGAGGGCGTCTGAAGCCTAAAAAGCAGTGGCAACCCCCCCAGGACCTGGTGAAGGTTTATCAACCTACGGAGATAAGCCGGGTGGTCTTCAGCCATGAGCGCCACTTTGCCGCCCTTGGGGCCAAGGGAAGTTCCTGCGAAACCTGCCACAACGCCCTGGACGAGAACAAGACCTGGCGGAGCCTGGCGCCAAGCCCGGCCCTCGAGCCCCACGGGGCCACCTCCTTAGGCCGCTTCTGCGCCACCTGCCACGACGGCAAAACCCGCCCGAGCAAAATCCAGGGAAGCCAAAGCCCCCTCAAGGACCCCCTCTTCACCGCTTTCGGGCGCAAGGGGGATGCCTCCTGTGGCCAGTGCCACGCCCCCAAGGACCACGGACAAAACTTCACCTCAGGCCATGGGGACAGGGCGGAACACGGCGGGGCCAGGGAGTGTGCCGCCTGCCACCGGGGTGCCTTGGGCATCTCCCCAGGGGAAATCGCCCAGGTCCAGGCCTTCCAAAGGGCCCAGCTGGCCTTGATCCGAAACCCCGAGGACGAAAGGGCCTTCAACGCCGTCCTCCCCCCCAACTTCTGCGCCTACTGCCACGGGCTGGACGGAAAGGCCTGGAATAGGGAAAACTAA
- a CDS encoding response regulator transcription factor: MRVLVVEDELGILEPILALLKRERYEALAARNLEAAWKAFLEGEPDVVVLDVMLPEGEDAGFRFAMDLRQGGFRGGILFLTARDSLRDRIHGLELGGDDYLVKPFHLEELLARVKALARRNADFKGRLLQRGPLEVDLVARRVTFAGKEIVLSPKAFALLELLAQNPDKTFSREELLERLFPGAESEAVLRVYVQKLRQSLAPWVVERVPGGYRLGKP, from the coding sequence ATGAGGGTCTTGGTGGTAGAGGACGAGCTGGGCATTCTGGAACCCATCCTGGCCCTTCTCAAGCGGGAGCGGTACGAGGCCCTGGCAGCCAGGAACCTCGAGGCGGCCTGGAAAGCCTTCCTCGAGGGCGAGCCCGATGTGGTGGTCCTAGACGTCATGCTGCCCGAAGGGGAGGATGCAGGGTTCCGTTTCGCCATGGACCTCCGCCAAGGCGGCTTTCGCGGGGGCATCCTGTTCCTCACCGCCAGGGATAGCCTACGGGATCGGATCCACGGACTGGAACTGGGCGGGGACGACTATCTGGTGAAGCCCTTTCACCTGGAGGAACTCCTGGCCCGGGTCAAGGCCCTCGCCCGCAGGAATGCCGACTTCAAAGGGCGCCTGCTGCAAAGGGGCCCCCTCGAGGTGGACCTGGTGGCCAGGCGGGTTACCTTTGCCGGAAAAGAGATCGTCCTTTCCCCCAAGGCCTTTGCCCTTTTGGAACTCCTGGCGCAAAATCCCGACAAAACCTTCAGCCGTGAGGAGCTCCTAGAGAGGCTTTTCCCGGGAGCCGAGAGCGAGGCGGTGCTCCGGGTGTACGTGCAAAAGCTTCGCCAAAGCCTGGCCCCTTGGGTGGTGGAACGGGTCCCTGGGGGTTACCGTCTGGGGAAACCATGA
- a CDS encoding HAMP domain-containing sensor histidine kinase: MSLRARLAYAFFLLSAGIGLLSLLSGYLVFRNLVERDIALDLAEVTGRVLRALEMTETGPRLRQADVFLGTHYVFGFRLLQEGAPILEGGFVPLEGEAWRTSTLPWGEYRLEVHLRVEEYQRALSTYLRASLTLLLPLLVLAALLGFYFAGLLSRPLQELAQAVESLSALRFPKPLAPARERELARVIQGFNRLVEAVRRALERERFFTRYASHELRSPLAVLRSQLEAVYGGLLTLEQARAHLEEALARMERTLEGLLTLSRAEADLEVDLVPLDLRRFLAEYVKQQEGLWLHPSPKGPLGEEPVWALAHPLVLERILDNLVENAFRHGAPPVEVHWGVEGAEVVLEVRDHGPGADEGALDHLTQPFFRKQKGQEGLGLGLALVEQAVRRLGGKLELANADPGLRVRIRLPRWQHAAANPSS, from the coding sequence ATGAGCCTACGGGCACGCTTGGCCTACGCATTTTTTCTTCTTTCCGCGGGCATCGGCCTTCTCTCCCTCCTTTCGGGCTACCTGGTCTTCCGCAACCTGGTGGAACGGGATATCGCCCTAGACCTGGCAGAGGTAACGGGCCGGGTGCTCAGGGCCTTGGAGATGACTGAAACCGGTCCTAGGCTCAGACAGGCCGATGTCTTTTTGGGTACCCATTATGTTTTCGGATTCCGCCTCCTTCAAGAAGGCGCGCCCATCCTGGAGGGAGGCTTCGTCCCTTTAGAAGGGGAGGCCTGGCGCACGTCCACCCTCCCTTGGGGAGAGTATCGCCTGGAGGTCCACCTCCGGGTGGAGGAGTACCAGAGGGCCCTCTCCACCTATCTGCGGGCAAGCCTGACCCTTCTCCTACCCCTACTGGTCCTGGCAGCTCTCCTTGGCTTCTACTTCGCCGGCCTCCTCTCACGACCCCTTCAGGAGCTGGCCCAAGCGGTGGAAAGCCTCTCCGCTCTCCGCTTTCCCAAACCCTTGGCCCCTGCCCGGGAAAGGGAGCTCGCCCGGGTGATCCAAGGTTTCAACCGCTTGGTGGAGGCCGTGCGGCGCGCCTTGGAACGGGAAAGGTTCTTCACCCGTTACGCCTCCCATGAGCTCCGTAGCCCCCTGGCCGTGTTGCGAAGCCAGTTGGAGGCGGTGTACGGGGGGCTATTGACCCTAGAACAGGCCCGGGCGCACCTGGAGGAGGCCCTGGCCCGCATGGAAAGGACCCTCGAGGGGCTCCTCACCTTAAGCCGGGCGGAAGCCGACCTGGAGGTGGACCTGGTGCCCCTAGACCTGCGGCGCTTTTTGGCCGAATACGTGAAGCAACAGGAAGGGCTATGGCTCCATCCCTCCCCTAAGGGCCCCTTGGGGGAAGAGCCCGTCTGGGCCTTGGCCCACCCCCTTGTTCTGGAAAGGATTCTGGACAATCTCGTAGAAAACGCTTTCCGCCACGGGGCACCCCCCGTGGAGGTGCACTGGGGCGTGGAGGGGGCCGAGGTGGTCCTGGAGGTAAGGGACCATGGACCTGGGGCGGACGAGGGGGCATTGGATCACCTTACCCAGCCCTTTTTCCGAAAGCAGAAGGGCCAGGAGGGGCTGGGCCTCGGCCTCGCCTTGGTAGAGCAGGCGGTGAGGCGCCTGGGCGGAAAACTGGAACTGGCCAACGCCGACCCAGGGCTACGGGTGCGCATAAGGCTACCGAGGTGGCAGCATGCAGCGGCGAACCCTTCTAGTTAA
- the lysA gene encoding diaminopimelate decarboxylase, which produces MLEPAFESALREALDRYPTPFYAYDWGRVQARLGHLREAFPFARLFYALKANPRLGLLRRLRALGLGAEVVSLGEALRAYRAGFGPEEVVWNGPVKTPEALSHLKGRAPLVVLDSEGDLGRVARYFPEARVLLRVNPDLPVHTHAHLATGRGESQFGVLPEAVPGLVRAIRERGLRFLGLHLHLGSALSRVEDFLEGYRVLRALYSQVGPVSVLDLGGGFGLDLDLKALGEPMEDLAQLYGAQVWLEPGRYLVAEAGVLVSRVVGLKETRRRYVLLDAGMTSLIRPALYGARHPVLPLYPREGREEGRFDLAGPACEAGDIMARDVLLPVPREGEALAILEAGAYGISMSLTYLDTSRSLELLWTGETWEVLRGRGVLGEALGRRGVLPSLKTLDQPSHLPVHGQKPPAFLGRAGQGKPRGHRLPDSLLVTGYQQGLPAIPGKNPPGNPPFLPPDPHPPLPQPQRASATLVIGPGRGAQHGNPFGCHLHHHAGGQVG; this is translated from the coding sequence ATGCTGGAGCCCGCCTTTGAAAGCGCCTTGCGGGAGGCCCTGGATCGGTATCCCACCCCCTTTTATGCCTATGACTGGGGGCGGGTTCAGGCCCGACTGGGGCACCTCAGGGAGGCCTTTCCCTTTGCCCGCCTTTTCTACGCTCTGAAGGCCAACCCCCGCCTTGGGCTTCTTCGGCGTCTCAGGGCCCTTGGCTTGGGGGCGGAGGTGGTGTCCTTGGGGGAGGCACTCCGGGCCTACCGGGCAGGCTTTGGCCCGGAGGAGGTGGTGTGGAACGGCCCGGTCAAGACCCCGGAGGCCCTTTCCCACCTTAAAGGGCGGGCACCCCTTGTGGTGCTGGACTCGGAAGGGGATCTGGGGCGGGTGGCCCGGTACTTTCCCGAGGCCAGGGTTTTGCTGCGGGTGAACCCAGATCTCCCGGTGCACACCCATGCTCACCTGGCCACGGGGAGGGGGGAGAGCCAGTTTGGGGTGTTGCCGGAGGCGGTGCCGGGGCTGGTGAGGGCGATCCGAGAGCGGGGGTTACGCTTTCTGGGCCTCCACCTACACCTGGGCTCGGCCCTGAGCCGGGTGGAGGATTTCCTGGAAGGCTACCGGGTGTTGCGGGCTTTGTACTCCCAAGTGGGTCCCGTTTCCGTGCTGGACCTAGGGGGTGGGTTTGGCTTGGACCTGGACCTTAAGGCCTTGGGGGAGCCCATGGAGGACCTTGCCCAGCTCTACGGGGCCCAGGTCTGGCTGGAGCCGGGAAGGTACCTGGTGGCCGAGGCCGGGGTCCTCGTATCCCGGGTGGTGGGCCTTAAGGAAACCCGCAGGCGCTATGTGCTCCTGGACGCTGGGATGACCAGCCTCATTCGGCCTGCCCTTTACGGTGCCCGCCACCCCGTTCTGCCCCTGTACCCTCGGGAAGGCCGGGAGGAGGGGAGGTTCGACCTGGCGGGTCCCGCCTGCGAGGCTGGGGACATCATGGCCCGGGACGTGCTCCTTCCCGTGCCCCGGGAGGGGGAGGCCTTGGCCATCCTCGAGGCGGGCGCTTACGGTATCAGCATGAGCCTAACCTACCTGGACACCTCAAGGTCCTTGGAACTTCTCTGGACCGGGGAAACATGGGAAGTGCTCCGGGGCAGGGGAGTCCTGGGAGAGGCTTTGGGAAGGAGAGGAGTGCTACCCTCACTCAAGACGCTGGATCAGCCGTCCCACCTTCCCGTCCATGGCCAAAAGCCACCAGCCTTCTTGGGGAGGGCGGGGCAGGGTAAACCCCGTGGGCACCGCTTGCCAGACTCCTTGTTGGTAACGGGCTACCAACAAGGCCTGCCCGCGATTCCCGGAAAGAACCCGCCAGGGAACCCCCCCTTCCTTCCACCAGATCCGCACCCACCCCTGCCCCAGCCCCAAAGGGCTTCCGCTACCCTGGTAATAGGCCCAGGAAGAGGGGCTCAGCACGGTAATCCCTTCGGGTGCCACCTCCACCACCATGCCGGGGGCCAGGTAGGGTAG
- a CDS encoding carbohydrate ABC transporter permease: MRLLGRLWDYFVYLVLLAGGLSMLVPFFWMVSTSLKAPGAVFDLPVEVWPKELHWENYQRVLTSVPFGRWYLNSLGVALGLTFLNLTSGAMAGYAFARFRFRGQGALFLLFLATLMIPVHVLIIPLFILMRNLGWVDTFYALILPGLFDAFAIFLMRQHFLHLPKELEEAAIMDGASPWQVYWKVALPLATPALATLGTFTFLAGWNSFLWPLIVTHSLEMRPLTVGLAVFQGQFSTEWTVLMAGLTLGTIPPILVFLLAQRYFIQGLTLGSLKG, encoded by the coding sequence ATGAGGCTTTTGGGTAGGCTCTGGGACTACTTTGTCTATCTGGTCCTCTTGGCCGGGGGGCTCAGCATGCTGGTCCCCTTCTTCTGGATGGTCTCCACCAGCCTCAAGGCACCGGGGGCGGTGTTTGACCTCCCGGTGGAGGTGTGGCCCAAGGAACTGCACTGGGAGAACTACCAGCGGGTCCTCACCAGCGTGCCCTTTGGCCGCTGGTACCTGAACTCCCTGGGGGTGGCCTTGGGCCTTACCTTCCTGAACCTCACCAGCGGGGCCATGGCGGGCTACGCCTTCGCCCGTTTCCGCTTCAGGGGGCAAGGGGCCTTATTCCTCCTTTTCCTGGCCACCCTGATGATCCCCGTGCACGTGCTCATCATCCCCCTTTTCATCCTCATGCGGAACCTGGGCTGGGTGGACACCTTCTATGCCCTCATCCTTCCCGGCCTCTTTGATGCCTTCGCCATCTTCCTCATGCGCCAGCACTTCCTGCACCTGCCCAAGGAGCTGGAGGAGGCGGCCATCATGGACGGCGCAAGCCCCTGGCAGGTGTACTGGAAGGTGGCCTTGCCCCTGGCGACCCCCGCCTTGGCGACCCTGGGGACCTTCACCTTTTTGGCGGGCTGGAACAGCTTCCTCTGGCCCCTCATCGTCACCCACTCCCTGGAGATGCGCCCCTTGACCGTGGGCTTGGCCGTCTTCCAGGGGCAGTTTTCCACGGAATGGACGGTGCTCATGGCCGGGCTTACCCTGGGCACCATCCCGCCCATTCTGGTTTTCCTTCTAGCCCAGCGCTACTTCATCCAGGGCCTGACCTTGGGGAGCCTGAAGGGGTAG
- a CDS encoding carbohydrate ABC transporter permease has product MRAYYRFPLLFLLPSLVGFLAFNLGPILASLLLSFISYDGLRPLTLATFRENWVGLENYRRLLEDPVFHKAFINTLFYVGVAVPLEILVALLLALGLNRPLPGVRLLRTLYLLPTVTSVVAVGLLWRWVLNPTVGPVNLSLRWVGERIQGVYGLLGITPPPWVGWLAKEGPGWLSDPAWAMWGVILASVWAGVGLRMLIFLAGLQNINKEYLEAASLDGANSLQRFAYVVLPLLSPTVFLNTLLAMIGGFQMFGLVYTMTGGGPLDSTNVLMLYLYRKAFGVFPFEMGYASAIAWVLFLILFALTYLQWTLRKRWVVEEV; this is encoded by the coding sequence GTGCGCGCCTACTATCGCTTTCCCCTCCTCTTCCTCCTGCCTTCCCTGGTGGGCTTCCTGGCCTTTAACCTGGGGCCTATCCTGGCCAGCCTCCTTCTCTCCTTTATCTCCTACGATGGTCTCAGGCCCCTCACCCTGGCCACCTTCCGGGAAAACTGGGTAGGTCTGGAGAACTACCGCCGGCTCCTCGAGGACCCCGTCTTCCACAAGGCCTTCATCAATACCCTCTTTTACGTGGGGGTGGCGGTTCCCCTGGAGATCCTTGTGGCCTTGCTCCTGGCACTGGGTTTGAACCGCCCCTTGCCTGGGGTGCGGCTTCTGCGCACCTTGTACCTCCTGCCCACGGTGACCAGCGTGGTGGCGGTGGGCCTGCTTTGGCGTTGGGTCCTAAACCCCACCGTGGGGCCGGTGAACCTCTCCCTGCGCTGGGTGGGGGAGAGGATCCAGGGTGTCTATGGCCTTTTGGGGATAACCCCTCCCCCCTGGGTGGGATGGCTGGCCAAGGAGGGGCCCGGATGGCTTTCCGACCCCGCCTGGGCCATGTGGGGGGTGATCCTGGCTTCGGTGTGGGCCGGTGTGGGGTTAAGGATGCTCATCTTCCTGGCGGGACTGCAGAACATCAACAAGGAGTACCTGGAGGCGGCCAGCCTGGATGGGGCCAACAGCCTGCAGCGCTTTGCGTATGTGGTCTTGCCCCTCCTTTCCCCGACGGTTTTCCTGAACACCCTTCTCGCCATGATCGGGGGTTTCCAGATGTTCGGCCTCGTGTACACCATGACCGGGGGAGGGCCCTTGGATTCCACCAACGTGCTGATGCTCTACCTGTACCGCAAAGCCTTTGGCGTCTTTCCCTTTGAGATGGGGTATGCTTCGGCCATCGCCTGGGTTCTCTTCCTCATCCTGTTTGCCCTCACCTATCTGCAGTGGACCCTGCGCAAACGCTGGGTGGTGGAGGAAGTATGA
- a CDS encoding ABC transporter substrate-binding protein: MKRWWIGLLVVLLGLASAQRLVLASWGSQEEIKAYQEVLKVFQERNPGIQVEYINIPSGEYLAKITAMMAAGTPPDVFFLNNIDFPGMASRGVLAPLDAFIGRDRYPTADIFPGILKAFQWEGKQYGLPRDVSNLVVFYNRDLLKRAGLPDPKPDWTWEDFLGYAKALTVEKDGKRVQWGVSFQTFYLFWQPWVWSAGGRFYAPDHSRFLLNSPASLEGLQFYLDLRYRHHVAPTPEEAQDRGAFTMFLNGQTGMIVDGRWRVPTLKARAKFDFDVVPFPRGKAGSIVDIDGSGWVMAAGTRNPEAAWKLLSFLAGPEASRIFTRTGLIIPARGVDVRNVDRSIQNLRDFFVPPPPKNQQYFLTVNRTARPTETFERWNEALQLINKALEPVWQGKAELKAALDGVAPQVQKILDEVQAERKKRR, encoded by the coding sequence ATGAAGAGGTGGTGGATTGGGCTTTTGGTGGTCTTGCTGGGGCTGGCTTCCGCTCAGAGGCTGGTCCTGGCCAGCTGGGGAAGCCAGGAGGAGATCAAGGCATACCAGGAAGTGCTCAAAGTCTTCCAGGAGAGGAATCCGGGCATCCAGGTGGAGTACATCAACATCCCCTCCGGGGAGTACCTGGCCAAGATCACCGCCATGATGGCGGCCGGCACCCCGCCGGATGTCTTTTTCCTCAACAACATCGACTTCCCGGGGATGGCCTCCAGGGGCGTTCTGGCTCCCCTGGACGCCTTCATCGGGCGGGACAGGTACCCCACCGCCGACATCTTCCCCGGCATCCTCAAGGCCTTCCAGTGGGAGGGGAAACAGTACGGCCTGCCCCGGGATGTGTCCAACCTGGTGGTCTTCTATAACCGGGACCTTCTGAAACGGGCGGGCCTTCCCGACCCCAAGCCCGACTGGACCTGGGAGGACTTCCTGGGCTACGCCAAAGCCCTTACCGTGGAAAAGGATGGCAAGAGGGTCCAGTGGGGGGTGTCCTTCCAGACCTTCTACCTCTTCTGGCAACCCTGGGTCTGGAGTGCAGGTGGGCGGTTTTATGCGCCTGACCACAGCCGGTTCCTGCTGAATAGCCCAGCCTCCCTGGAGGGCTTGCAGTTCTATCTGGACCTCCGCTACCGGCACCACGTGGCCCCCACCCCCGAGGAGGCCCAGGACCGCGGGGCCTTCACCATGTTCCTAAACGGGCAGACGGGGATGATCGTGGACGGGCGCTGGCGGGTGCCCACCCTTAAGGCCCGGGCCAAGTTCGACTTCGACGTGGTGCCCTTCCCTCGGGGTAAGGCGGGGAGCATCGTGGACATCGACGGTTCCGGCTGGGTGATGGCCGCCGGGACCAGGAACCCGGAGGCCGCCTGGAAGCTCCTCTCCTTCCTGGCCGGCCCCGAGGCCAGCCGCATCTTCACCAGGACCGGGCTCATCATCCCCGCCCGGGGGGTGGATGTGAGGAACGTGGACCGGAGCATCCAGAACCTGCGGGATTTCTTCGTGCCCCCGCCCCCCAAGAACCAGCAGTACTTCCTTACGGTAAACCGCACGGCAAGGCCCACGGAAACCTTTGAGCGCTGGAACGAGGCCCTGCAGCTCATCAACAAGGCCTTGGAACCCGTGTGGCAGGGTAAGGCGGAGCTGAAGGCGGCCCTGGATGGCGTGGCCCCCCAGGTGCAGAAGATTCTGGACGAGGTCCAGGCGGAGCGGAAGAAGAGGCGGTAA
- a CDS encoding glycoside hydrolase family 3 N-terminal domain-containing protein produces the protein MRPLALLAGMGIAVAQAGNFLIVSFKGEEVPVALLKEIRPAGVILYPSNLRRDSQGVVARLRALDPNLLLLVDQEGGPFTSYREGVVRFPSAMALSASGDEGLVQRVGWALGCQVRRLGADVNLAPVLDVNTNPNNPIIGLRSFGADPERVARMGLAFARGVLRSGAKPVGKHFPGHGDTGVDSHLDLPRVDKPKEALEGVELLPFRRYVAAGMPALMTAHILFPALDPKYPATLSARILTGLLRKEMGFSGSILTDDLAMGAIRRHFGAGEAAVLAVKAGADLLLLEPDEGVIRQVHARMAKALGKEIPFARAEEARKRAQALKAGQGECPFTPKEEEALALEAARRGVVHRFGPLPIPGQGTLVLGLRISDRYGAEPTLADLAPQHLPGSRGLNLSEDPTPAEMQKALTEARKAERLVVSTYRWLGGGSKEGQRALVKELLALGKPLYLVALGNPDDLRFLPGRPAGYLATHGYRAVQVRAVLEALAGVYTPTGQWVYGGEP, from the coding sequence GTGAGGCCTTTGGCCCTCTTGGCCGGTATGGGCATAGCGGTGGCTCAGGCGGGAAACTTTCTCATCGTGAGCTTCAAAGGGGAAGAGGTGCCGGTGGCCCTTCTCAAGGAAATCCGGCCCGCTGGGGTCATCCTTTACCCCTCCAACCTCCGCCGGGATTCCCAGGGGGTGGTGGCCCGGCTCAGGGCCCTGGATCCCAACTTGCTTCTCCTGGTGGACCAGGAGGGAGGACCCTTTACCTCCTACCGGGAGGGGGTGGTGCGCTTTCCCTCGGCTATGGCCCTTTCCGCCAGTGGAGATGAGGGCTTGGTGCAGCGGGTGGGATGGGCCTTGGGGTGCCAGGTGCGGCGGCTTGGGGCGGATGTGAACTTGGCGCCGGTTCTGGACGTGAACACCAACCCTAATAACCCCATCATCGGCCTTCGCTCCTTCGGCGCTGACCCCGAGCGGGTGGCCCGCATGGGTTTGGCCTTTGCCCGGGGGGTGCTGCGCTCCGGGGCCAAGCCCGTGGGCAAGCACTTCCCCGGGCATGGGGACACAGGGGTGGACTCCCACCTGGACCTGCCCCGGGTGGACAAGCCCAAGGAGGCCTTGGAGGGGGTAGAGCTCCTTCCCTTCCGCCGCTATGTGGCCGCGGGGATGCCGGCCCTCATGACTGCCCACATCCTCTTTCCCGCCTTGGACCCTAAATACCCCGCCACCCTTTCGGCCAGGATCCTCACGGGCTTGCTCCGAAAGGAAATGGGCTTTTCTGGATCAATCCTTACCGATGACCTGGCCATGGGGGCCATCCGGCGCCACTTCGGGGCGGGGGAAGCGGCGGTCCTGGCCGTGAAGGCGGGGGCGGACCTCCTCCTTTTGGAACCCGACGAGGGGGTCATTCGGCAAGTGCATGCCCGTATGGCCAAGGCCCTGGGCAAGGAGATCCCCTTTGCCCGGGCTGAGGAGGCCAGGAAGCGAGCCCAGGCCCTTAAGGCGGGCCAGGGGGAATGCCCCTTCACCCCGAAGGAGGAGGAGGCTTTGGCCCTCGAGGCGGCCCGGCGGGGTGTGGTGCACCGCTTTGGCCCCCTGCCTATACCCGGGCAGGGGACTTTGGTCTTGGGCCTGAGGATCTCCGACCGCTACGGGGCGGAGCCCACCTTGGCGGACCTTGCCCCCCAGCACCTTCCCGGAAGCCGGGGGCTCAACCTTTCCGAGGACCCCACCCCGGCGGAGATGCAAAAGGCCTTGACGGAGGCCAGGAAGGCGGAGCGCCTGGTGGTCTCCACCTACCGCTGGCTTGGTGGAGGATCCAAGGAGGGGCAAAGGGCCTTGGTTAAGGAGCTTTTGGCCCTTGGCAAACCCCTTTACCTGGTAGCCTTGGGCAATCCTGACGATCTTCGCTTCCTCCCCGGGAGGCCTGCGGGCTACCTGGCAACCCACGGCTACCGCGCGGTCCAGGTCCGGGCCGTGTTGGAGGCCCTGGCGGGGGTCTACACCCCCACGGGGCAATGGGTGTACGGAGGTGAACCATGA
- a CDS encoding N-acetylmuramic acid 6-phosphate etherase, giving the protein MTERVARRYQDLDLWPAEEVLEALFEAQLRAIAALRPALPALKEGAAAAAKRLRAGGFLAYAGAGTSGRLAVLDGVELWPTFGFSRVHFLLAGGDEALFKAVEGAEDRYEEGLAQGRSLGRKDVLVAVAASGQTPFTLGALRGAKEGGALTVAFANNPGTPLLAEARHPVLLDTGPEPIAGSTRLGAGTAQKAALNLFSTLVMVLLGRVYGNRMARMRVQNQKLWERGVAMVREMAGVGEMEARALLEAYPDPALAALVALGVEPQKALALLEEKGVRGALAEVGR; this is encoded by the coding sequence ATGACGGAGAGGGTGGCCCGGCGGTACCAGGACCTGGACCTATGGCCGGCGGAGGAGGTCCTCGAGGCCCTTTTTGAGGCCCAGCTCCGGGCCATCGCCGCCTTGAGGCCAGCCCTCCCCGCCCTAAAGGAAGGAGCGGCGGCTGCGGCAAAGCGGCTTCGGGCGGGAGGCTTTTTGGCCTATGCCGGGGCCGGGACCAGTGGACGGCTGGCCGTGCTGGACGGGGTGGAGCTGTGGCCCACCTTTGGTTTTTCCCGGGTGCACTTCCTGCTGGCGGGAGGAGATGAGGCCCTTTTTAAGGCGGTGGAGGGGGCTGAGGACCGGTATGAGGAAGGCCTAGCCCAGGGCAGAAGCCTGGGGAGGAAGGACGTCTTGGTGGCGGTGGCGGCGAGCGGCCAAACCCCCTTCACCCTGGGGGCCCTAAGGGGGGCCAAGGAGGGAGGGGCCCTTACCGTGGCCTTCGCCAACAACCCTGGAACTCCTTTGCTTGCCGAGGCGCGCCACCCCGTCCTCCTGGACACGGGCCCCGAGCCCATTGCGGGAAGCACCCGGCTTGGGGCCGGCACCGCCCAAAAGGCGGCCCTCAACCTCTTCTCCACCTTGGTCATGGTGCTCTTGGGTAGGGTGTACGGAAACCGCATGGCCCGCATGCGGGTGCAGAACCAAAAGCTCTGGGAGCGGGGGGTGGCCATGGTACGGGAGATGGCAGGGGTAGGGGAGATGGAGGCAAGGGCCCTCCTCGAGGCCTACCCCGACCCGGCCCTGGCGGCCCTGGTGGCCTTGGGAGTAGAGCCCCAAAAGGCCCTGGCCTTGCTGGAGGAAAAGGGGGTCCGAGGGGCGCTGGCGGAGGTGGGGAGGTGA
- a CDS encoding serine hydrolase domain-containing protein has translation MLAKALVEEAVARGMVPGAALGVVHGDGRREVLHLGWAQRVPEPVPLEEGFYFDLASLTKPLFTLREVLRAVEEGLLDLDDPLSQHLPEMLWLKDHPLKGVSVRALLAHAAGLPAWEALYTWGTGEGLKARVLQHPWPLGEPGYSDIGYILLGLLLERLRGKPLAAFPLPQGLSFSPPPERSVATELCPWRKRVLRGEVHDENAFALGGTAGHAGLFGTLEGVLDQLAAILQGTWLSRAALEEMQRPHGERLLGWERKRPGWHGGSLASERAFGHTGFTGVGVWVDPERGYAWALLTNAIHPTRHRPSLAPLRRAVGNALAAEVTR, from the coding sequence ATGCTGGCCAAGGCCCTCGTGGAGGAAGCGGTAGCCAGGGGTATGGTTCCTGGGGCGGCCCTCGGGGTGGTTCATGGGGATGGCCGCAGGGAGGTCCTCCACCTGGGGTGGGCCCAAAGGGTACCTGAGCCGGTTCCCTTGGAAGAGGGTTTCTATTTTGACTTGGCGAGCCTTACCAAGCCGCTTTTCACCTTGCGGGAGGTGTTGCGGGCGGTGGAGGAGGGCCTTTTGGATCTGGATGACCCCCTCTCCCAGCACCTTCCCGAGATGCTCTGGCTTAAGGACCACCCCCTCAAGGGGGTGAGCGTGCGGGCGCTCTTAGCCCATGCGGCGGGCCTCCCGGCCTGGGAGGCCTTGTACACCTGGGGGACAGGGGAGGGTTTAAAGGCCCGGGTGCTCCAGCATCCTTGGCCCCTGGGAGAACCGGGGTACTCGGACATCGGCTACATCCTCCTGGGTCTTCTCCTGGAACGTCTGCGGGGCAAGCCCCTTGCGGCTTTTCCTTTACCCCAGGGCCTTAGCTTCTCCCCGCCTCCTGAACGGAGCGTGGCCACGGAGCTTTGCCCTTGGAGGAAGCGGGTGCTCCGGGGGGAGGTGCACGACGAAAACGCCTTTGCCTTGGGGGGTACAGCGGGCCATGCGGGGCTTTTCGGCACCCTGGAGGGCGTTTTGGACCAGCTCGCAGCCATTCTCCAGGGCACCTGGCTTTCCCGGGCCGCCTTGGAGGAAATGCAAAGGCCCCATGGGGAGCGGCTTCTGGGCTGGGAGAGGAAACGGCCTGGTTGGCATGGGGGAAGCCTAGCGTCGGAAAGGGCCTTTGGCCACACGGGCTTCACCGGGGTGGGGGTGTGGGTAGACCCTGAGCGGGGGTATGCTTGGGCCCTCCTCACCAACGCCATCCACCCCACCCGCCACCGCCCTTCCCTCGCCCCCTTGCGCCGGGCGGTGGGGAATGCCTTGGCGGCGGAGGTGACGAGATGA